Sequence from the Fibrobacter sp. UWB2 genome:
CGGAAATCCCGGTTTATGGCCGCGAAGTGACCATCAAGATCCCTGAAGAAAATAAGTTCTTGCTTGGCGAAATGGTGACCATCACCGAAACGAGCAAGCGCAACTTGGAAAAGCAGCAACAGAAGGCTAAGAAGTAATGAAGACTGTATCCTTTTTAACGCTCGCACTGACTGCGGCGGCAATCGCAAGCCCTCTCACATGGGAACGCCTGATCGAATCCGCTAAGGCAGATCCGAGGTACGAGGCTGCTGCAAAGCGTGCCGAGGCGACATCGAAAGAACGCAACCTCAAGCTTTGGGACAAGATTGAGCTCCGTTACCAGTTGGACGGCTTTAGCTTTGCCAAGCACGACTTTGAACTTCGCGTGACTCCGCAAGCTTTTGGCGAACGCGCTGCCGACAAGGCTCACTATGAGGCCGTTAAGAATTACCAGCAGGCTACTTTTGCCGTTGAACGTTCGATCCTCCTTTACGACCGTTACGAACGCGGCGTGCGCTATGTGCTTCGCCAGAAGATTAACGAAATCAACAAGCAACTTTTGCAGGTTATTCAGGACCGTATCGAGGTGCTCCACCTCAAGTCCGGTTCTGCTTCGTTCAATGCCGAAGACTTGATGACTTCACTCGAAAAGAGTGCCTCGCTTAAGGCTAACCTGCTTTCGGATAGCACGGCGCTCCGCGATGCCGAACTCAAGATGTTGAGCTGGGCTCCGGATTATGACAATGTCAATTTGGATTCCTCGTTCCTCCCGACGATGGAAGAACTTGCCGAATTCTTGAAGAATGGCGTGACTGTTGACGAAAGCTTCCCGCTTGTGGCTCTTGCCAAGGGCAAGCGCGATTCCGATATTTCCAAGGCACAACAGGATGCAAGCAAGGACCGCAACTACATTTCTCATGTCGGTGTTGGTTACTCGCTCCAGGTAGAATCCTTGATGGAAAAGTACAAGGATTTGGATGGCAGTGATATTATCAAGCCGGAGTATAAAAAGTATGAAGGCGAATGGAAAAGGGGAGCCTGCCCGACAGGCCTTACCTCTGATGGTGATTGCGCTATTTGGGATAACACTCATACAATTAGAAAACTTGTTCCCGAAACGGACAACCGCAAGACTGCGGACAAGTTCTTTGTAAACCTCGCTTTCCGCCTGCCGTTCTTCGATAGCAACAAGGACGCCTCCCTCCGCGAACAGGTCGAAAAGCTCGATGCCGAAAGCAAGTACTTGGACGAAGTCCGCGAAGTGAACCAGAAGGTCGCCCGCCTCACCGAAGAAGTCCTTACGCTTATCGACCAGTGGAAGGTCTTGAAGGACTATGCCGAACAGGTGAACGCTAGCGGCTTTATGGAACAGTTTGCACACAAGGCCGGTTCCGACCCGCTCCTTCTTCTCCGCGCCCGTGAAAGCGCTCTCGAAAGTGACTTGAAGGCTGCAAAACTTGAATATGACATCTTTGCCCGCTATTTGGCTTTGCTGGATTACTCCGGCGCTCTTGCTCGTGAGGATGTCGTGAACCATCTTCGTGAAGGAATCAGGTAATTTATGGCTGAAGCCCGCGGATTTAGTCTTCTTGAACGCTTCGAACTGAAGTACCATATCCCCGTCGAATGGGCGGACCGGATTGGTGCGTTCTTGGCGCCGTATTGCGAAGAAGACTACTATTCCAAGATTACTCCGGGTGGATTCTACTGGATTACGAA
This genomic interval carries:
- a CDS encoding TolC family protein yields the protein MKTVSFLTLALTAAAIASPLTWERLIESAKADPRYEAAAKRAEATSKERNLKLWDKIELRYQLDGFSFAKHDFELRVTPQAFGERAADKAHYEAVKNYQQATFAVERSILLYDRYERGVRYVLRQKINEINKQLLQVIQDRIEVLHLKSGSASFNAEDLMTSLEKSASLKANLLSDSTALRDAELKMLSWAPDYDNVNLDSSFLPTMEELAEFLKNGVTVDESFPLVALAKGKRDSDISKAQQDASKDRNYISHVGVGYSLQVESLMEKYKDLDGSDIIKPEYKKYEGEWKRGACPTGLTSDGDCAIWDNTHTIRKLVPETDNRKTADKFFVNLAFRLPFFDSNKDASLREQVEKLDAESKYLDEVREVNQKVARLTEEVLTLIDQWKVLKDYAEQVNASGFMEQFAHKAGSDPLLLLRARESALESDLKAAKLEYDIFARYLALLDYSGALAREDVVNHLREGIR